In Limosilactobacillus sp. WILCCON 0051, a single window of DNA contains:
- a CDS encoding shikimate kinase has translation MELILIGFMGSGKTTVSRLLGEMLNTPVTDLDVEIVRRAGMPIPDIFAQNGEPYFRQLEHDTLADILKSDQGILATGGGTPMRPDNLSMLKDSPTPVVLLKASATETLRRIGGDNGRPLAQSLDEKGIADMQAQRQVNYNACADLTIKTDGLSPAAIAEEIISFLNLPVSAS, from the coding sequence ATGGAACTGATTTTGATAGGATTTATGGGAAGCGGCAAAACTACCGTCAGTCGGCTGCTGGGTGAGATGCTGAACACACCAGTTACTGATTTGGACGTTGAAATCGTTCGGCGTGCGGGCATGCCGATTCCGGACATCTTTGCCCAAAACGGCGAGCCATACTTCCGTCAGCTGGAACATGATACCTTGGCTGATATTCTGAAATCTGACCAGGGAATCTTGGCAACTGGTGGTGGCACGCCGATGCGCCCTGACAATCTGTCCATGCTTAAAGACTCGCCAACGCCGGTAGTGCTTTTGAAAGCCAGTGCGACTGAAACGCTGCGGCGAATTGGCGGTGACAATGGTCGGCCGCTGGCACAGTCGCTGGACGAAAAGGGCATTGCCGACATGCAGGCCCAGCGCCAGGTCAACTACAATGCCTGTGCCGATCTGACCATTAAAACGGATGGCTTGAGTCCAGCTGCCATTGCTGAAGAGATTATCAGCTTTTTGAATCTGCCGGTATCAGCGAGCTAA